Proteins from a single region of Primulina tabacum isolate GXHZ01 chromosome 5, ASM2559414v2, whole genome shotgun sequence:
- the LOC142546192 gene encoding uncharacterized protein LOC142546192 isoform X2: MSTKEAMDSGVSRRRASAPKAGSVWETRMKLDEFKGGIKVFNADHPNPEENARIVCTTGGIASPVNKNEAIGPVYKGVGAKQSPVRGGSGSAKRKTWKSDGFEGSPIQIGRQRSEVCKNLDDKFKESTDSADGKAKKTPVQVKKTRPISAQMRKVKSDSPEEPRDENSKPEKVGIEELTDGDLKNSPSPPSVKGNDHEGSVGKFDKILLGGKSRSEEELDLCEVEEVASNADKIKNTEEEDDDDKKVEVEIVEKNLEIKEISSQESKPKKSVIQEKKLLLGNKKSMLNSPIVKKQLTPAMNLAKFRQNSTKFNPNSDNSHGVPRTRSKLQTFADLIMWRDVAKSSFIFGMGTFAMISSSYTKDLNISFISVVSYLGLAYLAVNFLFRSLISRVSIDNNPIEDYVIGEEEAIWAVKLLLPCVNEFLLKLRALFSGDPVTTMKLAVLLFVLGRCGSSVTMWKMAKLGFIGVFTLPKVCSSYSVQITAYGIFWIRRFSDVWESCTHKKAVGFATFSLVWNLSSVIARIWTVFMLYVAFKCYQHSFMNKEKEEVKLKVR; encoded by the exons ATGAGTACTAAAGAAGCAATGGATTCGGGTGTCAGCAGAAGAAGAGCAAGTGCCCCAAAAGCAGGCTCTGTCTGGGAGACCAGAATGAAGCTCGATGAATTCAAAGGTGGCATCAAAGTCTTCAATGCCGATCATCCGAATCCTGAAGAAAATGCTCGGATTGTATGTACCACTGGTGGCATTGCTAGTCCCGTGAACAAGAATGAGGCAATTGGCCCTGTGTATAAAGGTGTTGGAGCCAAACAGAGCCCAGTTAGGGGAGGGAGCGGGTCGGCTAAGAGGAAAACATGGAAATCTGATGGTTTTGAAGGCAGCCCAATTCAGATTGGTAGGCAGAGATCGGAAGTGTGCAAGAATTTGGATGACAAGTTCAAGGAATCGACTGATTCTGCCGATGGGAAAGCTAAGAAAACCCCAGTCCAGGTCAAGAAAACTAGACCAATCTCGGCTCAGATGAGGAAAGTGAAATCGGATTCTCCCGAGGAACCGAGGGATGAGAATTCCAAGCCGGAGAAGGTGGGGATTGAGGAACTTACTGATGGGGATTTGAAAAATTCTCCTTCACCTCCATCGGTGAAAGGCAATGATCATGAAGGATCTGTCGGGAAATTCGACAAGATCCTATTGGGGGGAAAATCGAGATCTGAAGAGGAACTTGATCTATGTGAAGTGGAGGAAGTCGCAAGCAATGCTGACAAAATCAAGAATACAGAAGAAGAAGACGATGATGATAAGAAAGTTGAGGTTGAGATTGTAGAAAAGAATCTTGAAATTAAAGAGATAAGTTCGCAAGAAAGTAAGCCAAAGAAATCAGTGATCCAGGAGAAGAAACTGCTTCTGGGAAATAAAAAATCTATGCTAAATTCACCCATTGTGAAGAAGCAGCTGACACCAGCTATGAATCTTGCCAAATTTCGTCAAAATTCCACTAAAtttaacccaa ATTCAGATAATTCCCATGGAGTTCCAAGAACTCGGAGCAAATTACAGACTTTTG CTGACTTGATCATGTGGAGGGATGTAGCGAAATCATCTTTCATCTTTGGCATGGGAACATTTGCGATGATTTCATCTTCTTACACGAAGGATCTTAATATAAG CTTCATTTCTGTGGTTTCCTATTTAGGCCTTGCGTATCTTGCTGTGAATTTTCTTTTCAGATCCCTCATTAGCAG GGTGAGTATTGATAATAACCCAATCGAAGATTATGTGATCGGAGAGGAAGAAGCCATTTGGGCAGTAAAATTGCTTCTTCCTTGTGTGAATGAGTTCCTCCTTAAATTGAGAGCCCTTTTCTCTGGGGATCCTGTCACCACGATGAAG TTGGCAGTGCTTCTGTTTGTTTTGGGAAGATGTGGCAGCTCTGTCACAATGTGGAAGATGGCTAAATTAG GGTTTATTGGAGTATTTACGTTACCAAAAGTCTGCTCCTCCTATTCCGTTCAGATAACTGCATAcg GGATATTCTGGATCCGACGGTTTAGTGACGTTTGGGAGTCATGCACTCACAAGAAAGCCGTTGGATTTGCAACCTTTTCTCTTGTTTGGAACCTATCATCTGTAATCGCACGAATTTGGACAG TGTTCATGTTATATGTTGCCTTCAAGTGTTACCAACACTCTTTCATGAACAAGGAGAAGGAAGAAGTGAAGTTAAAAGTACGATAA
- the LOC142546192 gene encoding uncharacterized protein LOC142546192 isoform X1: MSTKEAMDSGVSRRRASAPKAGSVWETRMKLDEFKGGIKVFNADHPNPEENARIVCTTGGIASPVNKNEAIGPVYKGVGAKQSPVRGGSGSAKRKTWKSDGFEGSPIQIGRQRSEVCKNLDDKFKESTDSADGKAKKTPVQVKKTRPISAQMRKVKSDSPEEPRDENSKPEKVGIEELTDGDLKNSPSPPSVKGNDHEGSVGKFDKILLGGKSRSEEELDLCEVEEVASNADKIKNTEEEDDDDKKVEVEIVEKNLEIKEISSQESKPKKSVIQEKKLLLGNKKSMLNSPIVKKQLTPAMNLAKFRQNSTKFNPIPDSDNSHGVPRTRSKLQTFADLIMWRDVAKSSFIFGMGTFAMISSSYTKDLNISFISVVSYLGLAYLAVNFLFRSLISRVSIDNNPIEDYVIGEEEAIWAVKLLLPCVNEFLLKLRALFSGDPVTTMKLAVLLFVLGRCGSSVTMWKMAKLGFIGVFTLPKVCSSYSVQITAYGIFWIRRFSDVWESCTHKKAVGFATFSLVWNLSSVIARIWTVFMLYVAFKCYQHSFMNKEKEEVKLKVR; encoded by the exons ATGAGTACTAAAGAAGCAATGGATTCGGGTGTCAGCAGAAGAAGAGCAAGTGCCCCAAAAGCAGGCTCTGTCTGGGAGACCAGAATGAAGCTCGATGAATTCAAAGGTGGCATCAAAGTCTTCAATGCCGATCATCCGAATCCTGAAGAAAATGCTCGGATTGTATGTACCACTGGTGGCATTGCTAGTCCCGTGAACAAGAATGAGGCAATTGGCCCTGTGTATAAAGGTGTTGGAGCCAAACAGAGCCCAGTTAGGGGAGGGAGCGGGTCGGCTAAGAGGAAAACATGGAAATCTGATGGTTTTGAAGGCAGCCCAATTCAGATTGGTAGGCAGAGATCGGAAGTGTGCAAGAATTTGGATGACAAGTTCAAGGAATCGACTGATTCTGCCGATGGGAAAGCTAAGAAAACCCCAGTCCAGGTCAAGAAAACTAGACCAATCTCGGCTCAGATGAGGAAAGTGAAATCGGATTCTCCCGAGGAACCGAGGGATGAGAATTCCAAGCCGGAGAAGGTGGGGATTGAGGAACTTACTGATGGGGATTTGAAAAATTCTCCTTCACCTCCATCGGTGAAAGGCAATGATCATGAAGGATCTGTCGGGAAATTCGACAAGATCCTATTGGGGGGAAAATCGAGATCTGAAGAGGAACTTGATCTATGTGAAGTGGAGGAAGTCGCAAGCAATGCTGACAAAATCAAGAATACAGAAGAAGAAGACGATGATGATAAGAAAGTTGAGGTTGAGATTGTAGAAAAGAATCTTGAAATTAAAGAGATAAGTTCGCAAGAAAGTAAGCCAAAGAAATCAGTGATCCAGGAGAAGAAACTGCTTCTGGGAAATAAAAAATCTATGCTAAATTCACCCATTGTGAAGAAGCAGCTGACACCAGCTATGAATCTTGCCAAATTTCGTCAAAATTCCACTAAAtttaacccaa TTCCAGATTCAGATAATTCCCATGGAGTTCCAAGAACTCGGAGCAAATTACAGACTTTTG CTGACTTGATCATGTGGAGGGATGTAGCGAAATCATCTTTCATCTTTGGCATGGGAACATTTGCGATGATTTCATCTTCTTACACGAAGGATCTTAATATAAG CTTCATTTCTGTGGTTTCCTATTTAGGCCTTGCGTATCTTGCTGTGAATTTTCTTTTCAGATCCCTCATTAGCAG GGTGAGTATTGATAATAACCCAATCGAAGATTATGTGATCGGAGAGGAAGAAGCCATTTGGGCAGTAAAATTGCTTCTTCCTTGTGTGAATGAGTTCCTCCTTAAATTGAGAGCCCTTTTCTCTGGGGATCCTGTCACCACGATGAAG TTGGCAGTGCTTCTGTTTGTTTTGGGAAGATGTGGCAGCTCTGTCACAATGTGGAAGATGGCTAAATTAG GGTTTATTGGAGTATTTACGTTACCAAAAGTCTGCTCCTCCTATTCCGTTCAGATAACTGCATAcg GGATATTCTGGATCCGACGGTTTAGTGACGTTTGGGAGTCATGCACTCACAAGAAAGCCGTTGGATTTGCAACCTTTTCTCTTGTTTGGAACCTATCATCTGTAATCGCACGAATTTGGACAG TGTTCATGTTATATGTTGCCTTCAAGTGTTACCAACACTCTTTCATGAACAAGGAGAAGGAAGAAGTGAAGTTAAAAGTACGATAA
- the LOC142546193 gene encoding uncharacterized protein LOC142546193, which yields MISETQIHQIFVRFVDPQIPTRSMIFRNPIPNFTLHHLKSSLFPEASVPQESLFFTLNGKPLSDATPLFTNSRIPALSTLTANFRLCGGGGDGGATGAESRDCYLNMYAVKKPDKVDPNELRLSKWVNCSLSNEPLRHPVVIDKLGNLFNKEALVEGLLLKNLPKEFGYIKGLKDMIPVELVPIPGVRGGDGAVKFQCPISGLEFNGKYKFFAIKSCGHVLSAKSLKEVKSAGCLVCHKEFTENDKLVINGSEDEVTALWEKLKEEEKAKKDNGKKSKKMSNVNEEKPGKSTENGKKHRIELVKGDGNGLSKKFKATDIIPTNATKSVYESIFTSSKKSDFKETYSCRSLPLGRN from the coding sequence ATGATATCTGAAACTCaaattcatcaaatttttgtCCGATTCGTGGACCCTCAAATCCCCACCCGTTCCATGATTTTCCGAAATCCCATCCCTAATTTTACACTCCACCACCTCAAATCTTCCCTTTTTCCTGAAGCTTCGGTGCCCCAGGAATCCCTTTTCTTCACTCTAAATGGCAAACCCCTTTCGGACGCCACTCCCCTCTTCACGAATTCTCGAATCCCCGCTTTGTCAACTCTCACGGCAAATTTCCGATTATGTGGAGGCGGAGGAGATGGAGGAGCCACCGGAGCTGAGTCTCGAGACTGCTATCTGAATATGTACGCCGTGAAAAAGCCGGATAAGGTGGATCCGAATGAGTTACGTCTCTCCAAATGGGTTAACTGTAGTTTATCCAACGAACCGCTCAGGCATCCTGTAGTTATTGATAAATTGGGGAATTTGTTCAATAAGGAGGCTTTAGTCGAGGGGCTGCTTTTGAAGAATTTGCCCAAGGAGTTTGGATATATTAAGGGTTTGAAGGATATGATTCCAGTTGAGCTGGTACCGATACCTGGAGTCAGAGGTGGTGATGGAGCTGTGAAATTCCAGTGCCCGATTTCGGGCCTAGAATTCAACGGGAAATACAAGTTTTTTGCCATAAAAAGTTGTGGGCATGTTTTGAGCGCAAAGagtttgaaggaggtgaagtcGGCGGGTTGTTTGGTTTGTCATAAAGAGTTCACAGAAAATGATAAATTAGTCATCAATGGGAGCGAAGATGAGGTAACAGCTTTGTGGGAGAAGCTGAAAGAAGAGGAGAAAGCAAAAAAGGATAATGGTAAGAAATCAAAGAAGATGAGCAATGTGAATGAGGAGAAGCCTGGAAAATCGACTGAGAATGGGAAAAAACATAGGATTGAGTTAGTAAAAGGTGATGGCAATGGGCTGTCTAAGAAGTTCAAGGCAACGGATATTATACCGACAAATGCTACCAAGTCGGTGTATGAATCGATCTTCACTTCATCTAAGAAGTCAGATTTCAAGGAGACTTATAGCTGCAGATCATTGCCACTTGGTCGGAACTGA
- the LOC142546194 gene encoding formin-like protein 6 isoform X5: MEREEMMFRVMFNTAFIRSNILILNRAEIDILWDAKDRFPRDFRAEVIFSEMDAAASTVPLEFSCFEEKDGLPLEAFAKVQEMFSSVDWLVPKGDAAVEVLQNLSLSNAVIEAYSHSEKSPENHHPAMQEYSAESPTNLTSDKQSNFSPQVSSNIDVLKQADPQASKIEAVIFTKPTPVPPGEPTPLTSTVKTLHLLHAKQLGSDARVIDIARAGPCLTETEIMSSNTFFSTSPIPPTNDLVVGPGQSRVSPTPPPPPLTPSLEDRINVRSGVGPPLWSPEMPSVSTPLSKDDTTVTGDLSLSFTQSPMSDENIMIFRSLTLSPLLSAEDMAKVSRAVSLPPPPPRSPNHSSSTEDAVICDRVVSTPPFSHSFVPNNIQRTKTEPPPPPPSPPLSCTWTTYVTFKIASHISAPLKEDSVFISGHHHSDDPSMDHSSSGFEPLSLSPLSITPPLMNNLATKPPLCPPPPPPLVPSNEILFDRGGRPPIHPPRIPVPISTLKEHLGSLVAPPTPTPPPPQPPPPPPLTTPMMDGSATRRVPVPPPPPPLPPPPISPMKEHLGSVVAPPTPPRPPPPLASPMMDGLAKRSTPCPPPPPPPPITPGESSSIRGDPPPPSPPFHFGQGPSSMPPPPPPPVPALSAKDGRIPTLHAHSIPSVPPPPLNSYKEASNVTTMATRASSFPGSPSPPPPSITPPAVKGKSLLSRTLTSRNNQTKKLKPLHWLKLSRAVSGSLWAETQKSGEASKAPEIDISELESLFSAAIPNPDQGHSGRKLSSRGSMANKSEKVQLIDHRRAYNCEIVLSKVKIPLHDLLSSVLSLEDSALDVDQVDNLIKFCPTKEEMQILKGYTGDKGSLGKCEQFFLALMQVPRIESKLRVFSFKIQFSSQVSDLRNNLNVVNSASDQIRGSSKLKRIMQTILSLGNALNQGTARGSAIGFRLDSLLKLTETRARNNKMTLMHYLCKVLADKLPELLDFWQDLSSLERASKLQLKFLAEEMQAISKGLEKVVQELSMSENDGPASDNFRKALKEFLSFSEGEVRSLASLYSGVGRNVDALILYFGEDPSRCPFEQVISTLLNFVRMFKKSNEENCKQLEFERKKAEKEASAEKSKINATEKDIGNLILSRVKSVK, encoded by the exons ATGGAGAGAGAAGAGATGATGTTCCGAGTCATGTTCAATACAGCTTTTATTAGGTCAAATATTTTAATACTCAACCGGGCTGAAATTGACATATTGTGGGATGCTAAAGATCGATTCCCTAGAGACTTCAGGGCAGAG GTTATTTTCTCTGAGATGGATGCTGCTGCTTCCACAGTTCCTCTGGAATTTTCCTGTTTTGAAGAGAAAGATGGGCTTCCATTGGAGGCATTTGCTAAAGTTCAGGAGATGTTTAGTAGTGTGGATTGGTTGGTACCAAAAGGAGATGCCGCTGTTGAAGTTCTCCAGAATTTATCTTTATCAAATGCTGTCATTGAAGCTTATTCTCATTCAGAAAAGTCTCCAGAAAATCACCATCCTGCCATGCAAGAATATAGTGCTGAGAGCCCAACAAATTTAACTTCAGATAAGCAGAGTAACTTTTCTCCccaagtgtcctcaaatataGATGTGCTTAAGCAGGCTGATCCCCAAGCAAGTAAAATTGAGGCAGTAATATTCACCAAGCCAACACCAGTTCCTCCAGGAGAACCAACTCCGCTCACATCAACTGTCAAAACTTTGCATCTCTTACACGCTAAACAGCTTGGTTCTGATGCTCGTGTAATTGATATTGCTAGAGCAGGTCCTTGTCTAACTGAAACTGAGATAATGTCTTCTAACACCTTTTTTTCAACTTCTCCAATTCCACCTACAAATGATCTTGTTGTTGGTCCTGGACAGTCTCGAGTTAGTCCGACGCCGCCGCCACCTCCTCTTACTCCATCTTTGGAGGATAGGATAAATGTCCGAAGTGGGGTTGGTCCTCCTCTTTGGTCCCCAGAAATGCCCAGTGTTTCAACTCCACTTTCAAAGGATGACACTACAGTCACAGGTGATTTATCCCTTTCTTTTACTCAAAGTCCTATGAGTGATGAAAACATCATGATTTTTAGATCTCTTACATTGTCACCTCTTCTTTCAGCTGAAGACATGGCTAAAGTTTCTAGGGCTGTATCccttccaccaccaccacctcgaTCTCCCAATCATTCTTCCTCTACTGAAGATGCCGTGATATGTGACAGAGTCGTTTCTACTCCTCCATTCTCCCATTCATTTGTTCCAAATAATATTCAAAGAACCAAAACTgaacctccaccaccaccaccatctCCTCCTCTTTCTTGTACTTGGACAACATATGTTACTTTTAAAATTGCATCTCATATATCTGCTCCATTGAAGGAAGATTCGGTTTTTATATCAGGTCATCACCATTCCGATGATCCTTCAATGGATCATTCATCCTCCGGCTTTGAGCCATTATCTCTATCTCCTCTTTCAATTACCCCACCTTTGATGAATAATTTGGCTACAAAACCTCCACTTTGtccaccacctccacctcctTTAGTCCCTTCAAATGAGATCTTATTTGATAGAGGTGGGCGTCCACCCATACATCCACCTCGAATCCCTGTTCCAATTTCCACGCTAAAAGAACATTTAGGTTCTTTAGTTGCTCCTCCAACTCCaactcctcctcctcctcaacCGCCACCCCCACCTCCTTTAACCACACCTATGATGGATGGTTCAGCCACTAGACGTGTACCCgttccacctccacctccacctcttCCTCCTCCTCCAATTTCCCCGATGAAGGAACATTTAGGTTCTGTAGTTGCTCCTCCAACTCCGCCTCGACCTCCACCTCCCTTAGCCTCGCCTATGATGGATGGCTTAGCCAAAAGATCTACACCTTGTCCACctccacctcctcctcctccaatAACTCCCGGTGAGAGTTCGTCGATAAGAGGAGACCCTCCTCCTCCATCTCCTCCATTTCATTTTGGGCAGGGACCATCTTCAATGCCTCCCCCACCCCCACCTCCTGTCCCAGCTCTTTCTGCAAAAGATGGTCGCATTCCTACTTTACACGCTCATTCCATTCCTTCGGTCCCTCCTCCTCCACTCAATTCTTATAAAGAAGCTTCAAATGTAACAACTATGGCTACTAGAGCTAGTAGTTTCCCTGGGTCTCCATCTCCTCCGCCACCTTCTATTACTCCTCCTGCAGTAAAAGGGAAATCTTTGCTGTCACGCACTCTCACTTCTAGGAATAACCAAACAAAGAAATTAAAGCCACTGCATTGGCTAAAATTATCTAGGGCGGTTTCAGGAAGCTTGTGGGCAGAAACACAAAAATCTGGTGAAGCTTCCAA GGCTCCTGAGATTGATATTTCAGAACTTGAGTCTCTCTTCTCTGCAGCAATTCCAAATCCTGATCAAGGGCACTCAGGCAGAAAACTTAGTTCACGAGGCTCAATGGCAAATAAATCTGAAAAAGTGCAACTG ATAGATCATAGGCGTGCATACAATTGTGAGATCGTGCTTTCAAAAGTGAAGATACCCTTGCACGACTTACTG AGCTCTGTACTTTCATTGGAAGACTCGGCATTAGATGTTGATCAGGTTGACAACCTCATTAAGTTTTGTCCAACCAAAGAGGAGATGCAGATACTCAAG GGTTATACTGGGGATAAAGGTAGTTTAGGAAAATGTGAACAG TTCTTTCTAGCGTTGATGCAAGTGCCAAGGATAGAGTCTAAGCTGAGAGTTTTTTCATTCAAGATTCAATTTTCCTCCCAG GTTTCTGACCTCAGGAATAATTTGAATGTTGTAAATTCTGCATCAGATCAG ATTAGGGGTTCCTCCAAGTTAAAAAGAATAATGCAAACAATCCTCTCTCTTGGTAATGCCTTGAACCAGGGAACTGCTAGAG GTTCTGCTATTGGGTTCAGGTTGGATAGCCTGCTAAAACTTACTGAAACACGTGCCAGGAACAACAAGATGACATTGATGCATTATCTTTGCAAG GTACTTGCTGATAAACTACCAGAGCTTCTTGATTTTTGGCAAGATCTGTCTAGCCTGGAACGTGCCTCAAAG TTACAACTGAAATTTTTGGCCGAGGAAATGCAAGCCATTAGCAAAGGTCTTGAAAAAGTTGTGCAGGAATTATCCATGTCTGAAAATGATGGACCCGCGTCTGACAATTTCCGCAAG GCTTTGAAGGAGTTTCTTAGTTTCTCTGAAGGTGAAGTGAGGTCCTTGGCTTCACTTTATTCTGGAGTG GGTAGAAATGTGGATGCATTGATCCTTTATTTTGGTGAGGACCCATCTCGCTGCCCATTTGAGCAAG TGATTTCAACGCTACTGAACTTTGTGAGAATGTTCAAAAAATCCAACGAGGAAAACTGCAAGCAGCTGGAGTTTGAGAGAAAGAAGGCAGAAAAGGAGGCTTCAGCTGAGAAATCAAAGATAAACGCAACCGAAAAAGATATCGGGAACTTGATCTTGTCCCGAGTCAAGAGCGTCAAATGA